From Candidatus Binataceae bacterium, the proteins below share one genomic window:
- a CDS encoding oligosaccharide flippase family protein codes for MDVRALWRDLHGTSAFAANATLTAAANLALAALGAISGILAARLLGPDGRGELAAIQIWPSFLGGLAMLGMPEAVVYYCARSPAQAGRYLGSAIVIALLSSVPFLVAAYIMMPLLLHAQAPAIVRAGRWYLLLIPVFALVGMMLHPLRGMGDFARWNLMRLMPAAMWLAVLIAAWGFSRATPTFVAAANLVGLALLIVPFGALVTRRIPGPFTPDPQKFSAMLGYGLPCVMTSVPNLLNMRLDQMLMASLLPPLDLGLYAVAVAWSDAARPLLNAIGAVAMPSVAAASGQQEAARRLAIRSRMAVVVALPVCLAIAIATPFAVPLLFGPRYSGSILAALVLVPAATVLGSNAVLAEGLRGFGAPSVPLYAELAGLVVTVVGLKTMLVPFGIMGAALASLLGYAAVGAVLLFGARRITGVSVAALTVPRVRELEAAGKQMLGVLGQWLHRPLYQGTRAEP; via the coding sequence ATGGACGTGCGCGCATTGTGGCGCGACCTGCACGGCACAAGCGCGTTCGCGGCCAACGCCACACTCACGGCAGCGGCGAATCTGGCTCTGGCCGCGCTCGGCGCGATCAGCGGGATCCTGGCCGCGCGCCTGCTGGGACCCGACGGCCGCGGCGAGCTTGCGGCAATCCAGATCTGGCCCTCCTTTCTCGGAGGCTTGGCGATGCTGGGGATGCCCGAAGCCGTGGTCTATTACTGCGCGCGCTCGCCCGCGCAGGCTGGCCGTTATCTCGGCTCGGCCATCGTCATCGCGCTGCTGTCCTCGGTCCCCTTCCTGGTGGCGGCCTACATCATGATGCCGCTGTTGCTGCACGCCCAGGCTCCCGCGATCGTTCGGGCGGGACGATGGTACCTGCTGCTGATACCCGTCTTCGCATTGGTCGGAATGATGCTGCATCCGCTGCGCGGGATGGGAGACTTCGCGCGGTGGAACCTGATGCGCCTGATGCCGGCTGCGATGTGGCTGGCAGTGTTGATAGCGGCCTGGGGATTCTCGCGTGCAACGCCCACGTTTGTGGCCGCCGCCAATCTGGTTGGTCTCGCCCTGCTCATAGTGCCATTCGGTGCGCTGGTGACCCGACGGATTCCGGGACCGTTCACTCCCGATCCGCAGAAATTTTCCGCGATGCTCGGCTACGGCCTTCCTTGCGTGATGACCAGCGTGCCCAATTTGCTCAACATGCGCCTGGACCAGATGCTGATGGCTTCGCTGCTCCCGCCGCTCGATCTCGGCCTCTACGCAGTGGCGGTTGCGTGGAGCGACGCCGCCAGACCTCTCCTCAACGCGATCGGTGCGGTGGCGATGCCGTCAGTCGCGGCAGCTTCCGGTCAGCAAGAGGCCGCTCGGCGTCTGGCAATCCGCAGCCGGATGGCCGTCGTGGTGGCGCTGCCGGTCTGCCTTGCGATCGCAATCGCCACGCCGTTCGCGGTGCCGCTGCTGTTTGGCCCCCGCTATTCCGGCTCGATCCTCGCCGCGCTGGTTCTGGTGCCAGCCGCGACGGTCCTGGGCTCCAACGCGGTGTTGGCCGAGGGTTTACGCGGCTTCGGCGCGCCGTCCGTCCCCTTGTACGCGGAGCTGGCGGGTCTCGTCGTCACCGTAGTGGGGTTGAAGACGATGCTGGTCCCCTTTGGGATTATGGGCGCGGCGCTGGCCTCGCTGCTCGGATACGCGGCGGTCGGGGCAGTGCTTCTCTTCGGCGCCCGGCGCATAACCGGCGTCTCGGTTGCCGCACTCACCGTGCCTCGCGTGCGGGAGCTGGAAGCGGCCGGCAAGCAGATGCTTGGCGTCCTTGGCCAGTGGCTGCATCGCCCCCTCTATCAGGGAACCCGGGCCGAGCCGTGA
- a CDS encoding FkbM family methyltransferase — MSWRRVERCCEHTFIADALAPGSVVIDLGMNTGGFASWIAERFACPVYGAEPDPDLYRTLSQRSELKVIPCALGGCGDTALLHRAPGRCPTLLSNGFQLGDEVAVEVVGFEQFLSRAGLAERASIDLVKVDIEGAELAMFEQAAADVLRRVGQFTVEFHDFIWPELDERVRGVTARLGSLGFEVIRFSLDNTDVLFVNRALLGLGPAGAAWLRVTKYAKGIRRRAGRLLPARCSG; from the coding sequence ATGAGCTGGCGGCGGGTGGAACGGTGCTGCGAACACACCTTCATCGCGGACGCGCTCGCTCCGGGTTCGGTGGTGATCGACCTGGGAATGAACACCGGCGGTTTCGCCAGCTGGATCGCCGAACGCTTCGCCTGCCCGGTCTACGGCGCCGAGCCCGATCCGGACCTGTATCGCACGCTGTCTCAACGCTCCGAGCTGAAAGTGATTCCGTGTGCTCTCGGCGGATGCGGCGACACGGCGCTGCTCCATCGCGCGCCGGGTAGATGCCCCACGCTGTTGAGCAACGGCTTTCAGCTCGGCGACGAGGTGGCGGTGGAGGTCGTCGGTTTTGAGCAGTTTCTGTCGCGTGCAGGCCTGGCCGAGCGCGCCTCGATCGACCTGGTGAAGGTGGACATCGAAGGCGCCGAGCTGGCGATGTTCGAGCAGGCGGCGGCGGACGTGTTGCGGCGCGTAGGACAGTTCACCGTCGAGTTTCACGATTTCATATGGCCCGAGCTCGACGAGCGGGTGCGCGGCGTAACGGCGCGGTTGGGTTCGCTCGGCTTCGAGGTCATCCGCTTCTCGCTCGACAACACGGACGTGCTGTTCGTCAACCGCGCGCTGCTCGGCCTGGGGCCGGCGGGCGCCGCCTGGCTAAGGGTGACTAAGTACGCAAAGGGGATCCGTCGCCGGGCCGGCCGGCTCCTGCCGGCTAGATGCTCCGGCTAA
- a CDS encoding NAD-dependent epimerase/dehydratase family protein, whose translation MRRVVVTGAGGFIGHHLVSRLKAAGCWVRGVDIKYPQYEPSRADEFIVADLRRFENSRRATRDVEEVYALAADMGGMGFISSHHAQILRDNALINIHTLEAARQNGVRRYLYCSSACVYPEYRQSTADVAPLREEDAYPAQPQDAYGWEKLVTERLCIHYREDYGLETRIVRFHNIFGPLGTWKGGREKAPAAICRKIAIAKLVGDHEVEIWGDGHQTRSFCYIDDCVEGIARLMRSEYREPLNLGQDRRVTIDELADMVAAIAGISITKRHVAGPQGVRGRNSDNTRLRAVLGWEPQISLEEGLERTYRWIEEQVRNARSTTGAIPTQSRAAV comes from the coding sequence ATGAGGCGGGTCGTGGTCACCGGCGCCGGGGGATTCATCGGCCATCACCTGGTAAGCCGTCTCAAGGCGGCGGGCTGCTGGGTGCGCGGGGTGGATATCAAGTATCCGCAGTACGAGCCGAGCCGGGCCGACGAGTTCATCGTGGCCGACCTGCGGCGTTTCGAAAACAGCCGGCGGGCCACCCGCGACGTGGAGGAGGTGTACGCGCTCGCGGCGGACATGGGCGGCATGGGCTTCATCAGCTCGCACCACGCGCAAATCCTGCGCGATAATGCGCTGATCAATATCCACACCTTGGAGGCGGCGCGCCAAAACGGCGTGCGGCGCTATCTCTACTGTTCGTCCGCCTGCGTCTATCCCGAATACCGCCAGAGCACCGCCGACGTTGCGCCGCTGCGCGAGGAGGACGCCTACCCGGCGCAGCCCCAGGACGCCTACGGATGGGAGAAGCTGGTGACCGAGCGGCTCTGTATCCACTATCGCGAGGACTACGGCCTGGAAACCCGCATCGTGCGCTTTCACAACATCTTCGGGCCGCTCGGCACGTGGAAGGGCGGGCGCGAGAAGGCCCCGGCGGCGATCTGCCGCAAGATTGCGATCGCCAAGCTCGTCGGCGATCACGAGGTTGAGATCTGGGGCGACGGCCACCAGACCCGCTCGTTCTGCTACATCGACGACTGCGTCGAGGGCATCGCGAGGCTGATGCGGTCGGAGTACCGCGAGCCCCTCAACCTCGGACAGGATCGCAGGGTCACCATCGACGAGCTCGCCGATATGGTCGCGGCAATCGCCGGTATCTCAATCACCAAGCGCCACGTCGCCGGCCCGCAGGGCGTGCGCGGACGCAACTCCGACAATACCCGCCTGCGCGCGGTACTCGGCTGGGAGCCGCAGATAAGCCTCGAAGAGGGGCTCGAGCGCACCTACCGATGGATCGAAGAACAGGTGCGTAACGCGCGTTCCACGACCGGCGCGATACCGACTCAGTCGCGCGCCGCAGTCTAG
- a CDS encoding SDR family oxidoreductase, translated as MVVTGSKAPWKVLVTGHAGYIGSVMVRVLMAAGHSVTGCDTGYFEGCEFGDGHCQLPALRRDIRDLDESTLAGFDAVVHLAALSNDPLGELNRELTLEINYLASVRLARLAKDAGVKRFLFSSSCSIYGAAGDETLTETAPLKPLTAYAESKVRTEEALDKLAGDGFSPIYLRNATAYGFSPRLRADLVLNNLCCWGYTTGAIRIMSDGTPWRPVVHVEDICCAFAAALEAPAAAVHNRAFNVGRDSENYRIRDLAEIVRALLPGCRVEYAGTAGRDPRNYRVDFTRIGRELPAYRPRWTAHHGAQEIIAHCRRNGMTESAFQGWRFTRLAQLKRLIDADRLDSALRWREGAPAAAYSDRVYADHRRGRRRAS; from the coding sequence ATGGTAGTGACCGGCTCGAAGGCGCCGTGGAAGGTTCTGGTCACCGGCCACGCCGGCTATATCGGCTCGGTCATGGTTCGCGTGTTGATGGCTGCGGGACACAGCGTAACCGGCTGCGACACCGGATACTTCGAGGGCTGCGAATTCGGCGACGGCCATTGCCAGCTCCCCGCGCTGCGCCGGGATATTCGCGATCTCGACGAAAGTACGCTGGCCGGCTTTGACGCGGTTGTGCATCTCGCTGCGCTGAGCAATGACCCCTTGGGCGAGCTCAATCGTGAGCTCACTCTGGAGATCAACTATCTGGCCTCGGTGCGGCTGGCCCGGCTCGCCAAGGACGCCGGGGTAAAGCGCTTTCTGTTCTCTTCGTCGTGCAGCATATACGGAGCCGCAGGGGACGAAACCCTGACCGAGACCGCGCCGCTCAAGCCCTTGACCGCCTACGCCGAGTCCAAGGTGCGCACCGAGGAGGCGCTGGACAAGCTGGCGGGGGACGGTTTCTCACCGATCTACTTGCGCAACGCCACCGCCTACGGCTTCTCGCCGCGGCTGCGCGCGGATCTCGTCCTGAACAACCTTTGCTGCTGGGGCTACACGACCGGCGCGATCCGCATCATGAGCGACGGCACGCCGTGGCGCCCAGTGGTGCACGTCGAGGATATCTGTTGCGCGTTCGCCGCCGCCCTGGAGGCGCCGGCGGCGGCGGTGCACAACCGGGCCTTCAATGTTGGACGCGACAGCGAAAACTACCGGATTCGCGACCTGGCCGAGATCGTCCGCGCGCTGCTCCCAGGATGCAGGGTTGAATACGCCGGCACGGCCGGTCGCGACCCGCGCAACTACCGGGTTGATTTCACCCGCATCGGTCGCGAGCTGCCCGCCTACCGGCCGCGATGGACGGCGCACCATGGGGCCCAGGAGATCATCGCGCACTGCCGGCGCAATGGGATGACCGAGTCGGCCTTTCAGGGCTGGCGATTCACGCGCCTGGCGCAGCTGAAACGGTTGATCGACGCGGACCGGCTCGATTCGGCCTTGCGCTGGCGTGAAGGCGCGCCCGCCGCCGCATACTCCGACCGCGTTTACGCTGACCACCGTCGCGGCCGCCGCCGCGCGAGCTAG
- a CDS encoding glycosyltransferase family A protein has product MTPQVSICLTTYNRADSLGRILAGLREQSFADFELIVSDNCSGDRTPEVVAACAARDRRLRYRRNSRNLGMPGNINAAIAEAKGSYIAILHDDDIYRPDLIAQWKSALDANPEAPFVFNDYESLLPSGKHRLYRATAGRALPGAAIARYYFSTFSSCVWGTVMLRREEFEAAGPFDAQFGIASDVDLWLTLACGRDVAYVPEPLITLASDGEERPYIGYPWQQLFWALGTYRRALDRYRHLMPDEVDEHARRLPGKFRRKWIRRIGELVKRRKWREVREGLSLCRDSPDPPLRSLSRICMATAPLPSWYSPGLWLPLTKNE; this is encoded by the coding sequence GTGACGCCGCAAGTCAGCATCTGCCTGACCACCTACAATCGGGCCGACTCGCTGGGCCGCATCCTTGCGGGCTTGCGCGAGCAGAGCTTCGCTGACTTCGAGCTGATCGTGAGCGATAACTGCTCCGGCGATCGGACCCCCGAAGTGGTCGCGGCCTGCGCGGCTCGCGACCGGCGGCTGCGATATCGGCGGAATTCGCGCAATTTGGGGATGCCGGGAAATATTAACGCGGCGATCGCCGAGGCAAAAGGCTCCTACATCGCGATCCTGCATGACGACGACATCTACCGTCCGGATCTGATTGCGCAATGGAAGAGTGCTCTCGACGCGAATCCTGAAGCCCCGTTTGTCTTCAACGACTACGAAAGCCTGCTTCCTTCCGGCAAACATCGCCTTTATCGCGCCACCGCCGGGCGAGCCCTGCCGGGGGCGGCGATTGCCCGCTACTATTTTTCGACCTTCAGCTCGTGCGTGTGGGGCACGGTGATGTTGCGGCGGGAAGAGTTCGAGGCGGCCGGTCCTTTCGATGCGCAATTCGGCATCGCGAGCGATGTCGATCTCTGGCTCACGCTCGCCTGCGGCAGAGATGTGGCTTACGTTCCTGAACCGCTCATCACGCTGGCGTCGGACGGGGAGGAGCGACCATACATTGGCTATCCCTGGCAGCAGCTATTCTGGGCCCTCGGGACGTATCGGCGCGCGCTAGACCGGTATCGGCATCTGATGCCGGACGAAGTGGATGAGCATGCGCGGAGGCTGCCGGGAAAATTCCGCAGGAAATGGATACGCCGGATCGGCGAGCTGGTAAAGCGGCGGAAATGGCGCGAGGTGCGGGAGGGGCTGTCGCTCTGCCGCGATTCGCCCGATCCGCCGCTGCGTTCTCTGAGCCGGATATGCATGGCAACCGCGCCGCTTCCCTCTTGGTACAGTCCAGGCCTCTGGCTGCCGTTGACGAAAAACGAATAG
- a CDS encoding polysaccharide biosynthesis tyrosine autokinase, with protein MSELSPYFIERLHEHPAGPGRGALAGAGDEQPDLREYWRVVRRHLALIATIALGVVTVVGVAVFVATPIYTASAVILIEPQPPQVLDMKQLMVESSNSAEHDYYKTQYSLLQSESLAAQVIKSLGLQRSPVFNDSNRPRGLIANYWSGLKAWVNGLSGSAGAARRVDPPEIDGVGAALVRTYLGDLSIRPEFGTRLVKISFSTPDPRVSATVANAHARAYVNQGMELRARASQAAQQFLERKLVELRDRVEKSEAALNSYRHDKGIVEFSTEGKNEILLKRLEDLNNALTAAETKRIALESQADLISKGDYYALPGVVSSPMVQALKPQLATLEAQYASMASRYTLEYGPLVALKAKLDGTRARLDETVGEIVRSVRLRYQAAVARENELQREVAQEKARALALNDASLKDAILARDVDTNRQLYESVLKRMKEMGVAAEVRATNVSVVDNAVVPAAPSSPRKGLALMLAAMLGLTGAIGVAFLIEYLDDTFRTAEDVERHLRLPMLALVPDMSRLQNGSYRGERKRELETLARDAPELLARRTADEPPEKAGRAAKHGRWALATAREAYRTVRSQILLSRAGEPPKTVLITSAVAGEGKSITAVNTAITFAHKGRRVLLLDADLRKARCHELLRCASELGLAEVLTGQTAVDEVINRTAVTNLFFIGAGAVPPDPPELLGSARMGEVLRELGARYDHVIIDSAPVMPVSDSVVLSRHVDGVIVIAGRTTSRQLVKRACLRVGDAGARILGVVLNQVGLYHASYYSYNGYHHYSYYSRTEAVADGPSEDHARIVFD; from the coding sequence TTGTCGGAACTCTCTCCGTATTTTATCGAGCGGCTGCACGAGCATCCCGCGGGCCCCGGTCGCGGCGCGCTCGCGGGTGCCGGCGACGAGCAGCCCGATCTGCGCGAGTACTGGCGCGTGGTCCGCCGCCATCTCGCGCTCATCGCCACCATCGCGCTGGGCGTGGTGACGGTGGTCGGTGTGGCTGTGTTTGTCGCGACCCCGATCTACACCGCATCGGCGGTGATTCTGATCGAGCCGCAGCCGCCGCAGGTCCTCGACATGAAGCAGCTAATGGTCGAGTCCTCAAACAGCGCCGAGCACGATTACTACAAGACCCAGTACTCGTTGCTGCAAAGCGAAAGCCTCGCCGCCCAAGTCATCAAGAGCCTCGGCTTGCAACGCAGCCCCGTCTTCAATGATTCCAACCGGCCAAGGGGCCTGATCGCGAATTACTGGTCGGGCCTCAAGGCGTGGGTGAACGGGCTTTCGGGCAGCGCCGGTGCAGCGCGCCGCGTCGACCCCCCCGAGATCGACGGGGTCGGCGCGGCGCTGGTGAGGACCTATCTGGGAGATTTGAGTATTCGACCCGAATTCGGCACCCGCCTGGTGAAGATCTCGTTCAGCACGCCCGATCCGCGGGTTTCGGCGACGGTCGCTAACGCCCACGCCCGGGCCTACGTCAACCAGGGGATGGAACTGCGGGCGCGCGCGAGCCAGGCCGCCCAGCAGTTTCTCGAGCGCAAGCTGGTCGAGCTCCGCGACCGGGTGGAAAAGTCCGAGGCCGCGCTCAACAGCTACCGGCACGACAAGGGGATCGTCGAGTTCAGTACCGAGGGCAAGAACGAGATCCTGCTCAAGCGGCTGGAGGACCTCAACAACGCGCTGACCGCGGCGGAGACCAAAAGGATAGCGCTCGAATCGCAGGCCGACCTCATCAGCAAGGGCGACTACTACGCGCTGCCCGGGGTGGTGAGCAGCCCGATGGTGCAGGCGCTCAAGCCGCAGCTGGCGACGCTGGAGGCCCAGTACGCGAGCATGGCGAGCCGCTATACGCTTGAATACGGGCCGCTGGTTGCGCTCAAGGCGAAGCTCGACGGCACGCGCGCGCGCCTTGACGAGACGGTGGGCGAGATCGTCCGGAGCGTCAGGCTGCGCTACCAGGCCGCGGTGGCACGGGAGAACGAGCTGCAGCGCGAGGTGGCGCAGGAGAAGGCGCGCGCGCTGGCGCTCAACGACGCCTCGCTCAAGGACGCGATCCTTGCGCGCGACGTCGATACCAACCGCCAGCTCTACGAGAGCGTGCTCAAGCGGATGAAAGAGATGGGCGTGGCGGCCGAGGTGCGCGCGACTAACGTCTCGGTGGTCGACAACGCGGTCGTGCCGGCCGCGCCGTCGAGCCCGCGCAAGGGCCTCGCGCTGATGCTCGCCGCGATGCTCGGACTGACCGGCGCGATCGGCGTCGCTTTCCTAATCGAATACCTCGACGACACCTTCAGAACCGCCGAGGACGTCGAGCGCCACCTGCGCTTGCCGATGCTGGCCTTGGTGCCGGACATGAGCCGTCTGCAAAACGGCAGTTATCGCGGCGAGCGCAAACGGGAACTCGAGACGCTCGCGCGCGACGCGCCCGAGCTGCTCGCTCGGCGGACGGCGGACGAGCCGCCGGAGAAGGCCGGACGGGCGGCGAAACACGGGCGCTGGGCGCTGGCGACGGCGCGCGAGGCCTACCGCACCGTCCGCAGCCAGATTCTGCTCTCGCGTGCGGGCGAGCCGCCCAAGACCGTGCTCATCACCAGCGCGGTGGCGGGCGAGGGCAAGTCGATCACCGCGGTCAACACCGCGATCACGTTCGCGCACAAGGGACGCCGGGTGCTGTTGCTCGATGCCGATCTGCGCAAGGCGCGCTGCCATGAGCTTCTGCGATGCGCCAGCGAGCTGGGGCTTGCCGAGGTGCTCACCGGCCAGACCGCGGTGGACGAGGTCATCAACCGCACCGCCGTCACCAACCTTTTCTTCATCGGCGCCGGCGCGGTCCCGCCCGACCCGCCCGAGCTACTGGGCTCGGCCCGGATGGGCGAGGTGCTGCGCGAGCTCGGCGCGCGCTACGACCACGTCATAATCGATTCGGCCCCGGTGATGCCGGTGAGCGATTCGGTGGTGCTGTCACGCCACGTCGACGGCGTGATCGTGATCGCGGGACGCACAACCTCGCGCCAGCTGGTCAAGCGGGCCTGCCTGCGGGTGGGCGACGCGGGAGCCCGCATCCTGGGCGTGGTCCTTAACCAGGTCGGCCTTTATCACGCGAGTTACTACTCATACAACGGCTACCATCATTACTCTTACTATTCGCGCACAGAAGCGGTTGCCGACGGTCCGTCCGAGGATCACGCGCGGATAGTATTCGACTGA
- a CDS encoding WcaI family glycosyltransferase — MRILYLGINYWPDETGIAPFATGRCEYLAARGHEVIACVGPPYYPRWRVPEGYRRRPFSSERRNGVTVLRSWAYVPRRLGPLRRILHEGSFVCSSLVRALGCARPDLLFVTSPPLGLALSAIALGRFWRVPYVFHVADLQPDAALDLGMLAQGRLVRALYRLEAAAYRSAAMVSTLTEAMRRRIVAKGVAAEKVALLSDWADPRLFSIAPRDSAGVSAARRRFTVAHFGNMGVKQGLEVVLRAAQLTRDDPGIVYLLVGDGAERPSLQAKAREMGLVNVHLMPLQPHGRFHELLAKSDVCLVTQQRTVADVVFPSKVITLLAAARAVIASVGTGSEVARVVERSQAGIVVAPEDPRALAGAVARLRADPAAAARMGRAGRAYALEHWGRERVLRATAGRIAGVLGAAAAAGFPAVEMESTERSGT; from the coding sequence ATGCGGATTCTGTATCTCGGGATCAACTATTGGCCGGACGAAACCGGAATCGCGCCATTTGCGACCGGCAGATGCGAGTATCTGGCCGCCCGCGGCCACGAAGTAATCGCCTGCGTGGGGCCTCCGTACTACCCGCGATGGCGGGTGCCCGAAGGATATCGCCGTCGCCCCTTCTCTTCAGAGCGACGCAACGGAGTTACGGTCCTACGCTCGTGGGCCTACGTCCCGCGCCGGCTCGGCCCGCTGCGGCGCATCCTGCACGAAGGCTCCTTCGTCTGCTCATCCCTGGTGCGCGCGCTCGGATGCGCGCGGCCCGACCTGCTGTTCGTGACCTCGCCGCCGCTCGGCCTTGCCCTGAGCGCGATCGCGCTCGGCCGATTCTGGCGCGTGCCCTACGTATTTCACGTCGCCGACTTGCAGCCCGACGCGGCGCTCGACCTTGGGATGCTCGCGCAGGGGCGCCTGGTGCGCGCGCTCTATCGGCTGGAAGCGGCGGCCTATCGCAGCGCGGCCATGGTTTCGACGCTGACCGAAGCGATGCGCCGGCGAATCGTCGCCAAGGGCGTGGCGGCGGAGAAGGTCGCGCTGCTCTCCGACTGGGCCGACCCGCGGCTGTTCTCGATTGCACCTCGCGACAGCGCAGGGGTCAGCGCGGCGCGCCGACGCTTCACGGTTGCGCACTTCGGCAACATGGGCGTCAAGCAGGGACTCGAGGTCGTGCTGCGGGCCGCACAACTGACGCGCGACGATCCCGGGATTGTCTATCTGCTAGTCGGCGACGGAGCCGAGCGGCCGTCCCTGCAGGCCAAGGCGCGCGAGATGGGCCTCGTGAACGTGCATCTGATGCCGCTCCAGCCGCACGGCCGTTTCCACGAGCTGCTGGCGAAATCCGACGTCTGCCTGGTCACGCAGCAGAGGACGGTGGCCGACGTCGTCTTCCCGTCCAAGGTGATCACGCTGCTTGCGGCGGCGCGGGCGGTGATCGCGTCGGTCGGCACGGGGAGCGAGGTGGCGCGCGTTGTGGAGCGATCGCAGGCGGGGATCGTGGTTGCGCCCGAGGATCCCCGGGCGCTGGCCGGCGCGGTCGCCCGGCTGCGCGCGGATCCGGCAGCGGCGGCGCGGATGGGCCGCGCGGGACGCGCCTACGCCTTGGAGCACTGGGGCCGCGAGCGAGTTTTGCGGGCCACTGCGGGCAGGATCGCCGGCGTGCTGGGCGCCGCCGCGGCCGCCGGATTTCCCGCGGTCGAGATGGAATCGACTGAAAGGAGCGGTACATGA
- a CDS encoding class I SAM-dependent methyltransferase — MMSRFMCGAGQNLRTPIPIHVRARRLIHRGVGAVLQRPPTRDDYLALRFLLRSRFLWKGLSAVRAVAQWRNDRAWMPADPPNPLQTFFDGRREGRGITKWRHYFDIYQRHFGRLRGREVHVLEIGVYAGGSLEMWRDYFGPRAHVYGVDIQPACKRFESESVRISIGDQADRDFWKQFKRATPALDVVIDDGGHAPQEQIVAFEELLPFLRSGGIYLVEDIHGICNGFAMYVQGFAQALNAEAGMTQNPDDNERSVLCRTTALQSAVASVHLYPFVAVVERTATPVVELVSARHGTQWEPF, encoded by the coding sequence ATGATGTCGCGCTTCATGTGCGGAGCCGGGCAGAATCTTCGGACCCCAATCCCGATCCACGTGCGCGCGCGCCGGTTGATCCATCGAGGGGTCGGAGCCGTGCTTCAACGGCCGCCGACGCGGGACGACTACCTGGCGCTGCGATTTCTCCTCCGGAGCCGCTTTTTGTGGAAGGGATTGTCCGCTGTGCGCGCAGTGGCGCAATGGCGGAACGACCGGGCCTGGATGCCCGCGGATCCACCCAATCCGCTTCAGACCTTCTTCGACGGCCGCAGGGAAGGACGCGGGATCACAAAATGGCGTCACTATTTCGACATATACCAACGTCACTTTGGCCGTTTGCGCGGGCGCGAAGTTCACGTGCTGGAAATCGGCGTGTACGCCGGCGGCAGCCTGGAAATGTGGCGAGACTACTTCGGTCCGCGCGCGCACGTTTACGGCGTCGACATTCAGCCCGCGTGCAAACGGTTCGAGAGCGAGTCAGTCAGAATTTCCATCGGGGACCAGGCCGATCGCGATTTTTGGAAGCAATTCAAACGGGCAACTCCGGCGCTCGACGTCGTGATAGACGATGGCGGTCACGCGCCGCAAGAGCAGATAGTTGCGTTCGAAGAGCTGCTGCCGTTCCTGCGTTCGGGAGGGATCTACCTCGTCGAGGACATCCACGGCATTTGCAACGGCTTTGCGATGTACGTGCAGGGGTTCGCGCAGGCCTTGAATGCGGAGGCGGGGATGACGCAGAACCCGGACGACAACGAAAGAAGCGTGCTCTGCCGGACCACGGCTCTGCAGTCTGCCGTCGCGTCGGTGCATCTTTATCCCTTCGTGGCGGTGGTCGAAAGGACAGCTACGCCGGTGGTCGAACTGGTTTCCGCGCGGCACGGGACTCAGTGGGAACCGTTCTAG
- the rfbF gene encoding glucose-1-phosphate cytidylyltransferase, translated as MKVVILAGGMGTRLREETEYRPKPMVQIGGRPILWHIMKIYALYGCTDFVVCLGYKGDVIRDYFLNYESRHCDVTVTLGCGRVEYHGRHDEDGWRVTMAETGDKTMTGGRLRRVAGYVGGSAFMATYGDGVADVDLDALVRFHRREGKLATVTAVRPSSRYGELAIDNGRVTLFREKPQVNQGWINGGFFVFEPAVLDFIRGDGDTLEAGLLSRLAEQGELAVYQHTGFWQCMDTYREKQQLEELWANGKAPWRRW; from the coding sequence ATGAAGGTCGTGATACTTGCGGGAGGCATGGGGACCCGGCTTCGCGAGGAGACTGAATATCGGCCGAAACCGATGGTGCAGATTGGGGGCCGGCCAATCCTGTGGCACATCATGAAGATCTACGCCCTTTACGGGTGCACCGATTTCGTGGTGTGCCTGGGTTACAAAGGGGACGTGATTCGCGATTACTTCCTCAATTACGAGAGCCGGCATTGCGACGTCACAGTGACCCTCGGCTGCGGGCGCGTTGAATACCATGGCAGGCACGACGAAGACGGCTGGCGGGTGACCATGGCCGAAACCGGCGACAAGACGATGACCGGCGGACGCCTCCGGCGAGTTGCCGGGTACGTCGGCGGGTCGGCCTTCATGGCCACATATGGCGACGGCGTCGCCGACGTGGACCTCGATGCGCTGGTGAGATTTCATCGGCGCGAAGGCAAACTGGCAACGGTCACGGCGGTGCGCCCCTCGTCGCGCTACGGCGAACTCGCGATCGACAACGGGCGGGTCACCCTTTTCCGGGAAAAGCCGCAGGTCAATCAGGGTTGGATCAACGGCGGCTTCTTTGTGTTCGAACCGGCCGTCCTCGATTTTATCCGCGGCGACGGCGACACGCTCGAGGCCGGTCTGCTGTCGCGGCTGGCCGAACAGGGGGAACTCGCGGTCTATCAGCACACCGGTTTCTGGCAATGCATGGACACCTACCGCGAAAAGCAGCAGCTCGAAGAGCTGTGGGCGAACGGAAAAGCGCCGTGGAGGCGATGGTAG